The following proteins are co-located in the Candidatus Phytoplasma asteris genome:
- the dnaB gene encoding replicative DNA helicase, giving the protein MTNYSKNTPSSPEAERALLGALLLNPEKIAFTLDMIAETDFYSSHHQHIFRAMKTLHETNKQIDYSSVSAILDNEKLLQQIGNIDYLNELSDLMPSTQHIETYIDLIKETALKREIIETVTSLAQKGYENIDVQEYLDFSEEKIFNLTKNKKTSELLKLKILLKEIKEKNILAKRHKDLVGLSTGYDNLNNITLGFKPEEFIILAARPSMGKSTFMLNLALRIANPKHNYQSPHIAIFSLEMSNEQLAMRMLSTQSKIQHKKIQLGNTNREEKFLLEISMEKMDDLNIYFDDSATVNILDIKAKCRKLKSQNKLDIVMIDYLQLIRKTNKHNRQEEVAEISQSLKQMARELKIPVIALSQLSRDVEKREDKRPILADLRDSGSIEQDADIVMFLYREGYYEKDKKPDSSGHTQVIIAKNRQGSIGIREFILDFDHMFFSEIEPNINE; this is encoded by the coding sequence ATGACCAATTATTCTAAAAATACTCCTTCAAGTCCTGAAGCAGAACGTGCTTTGTTAGGAGCTTTACTTTTAAACCCTGAAAAAATAGCTTTTACCTTAGATATGATTGCAGAAACTGACTTTTACAGCTCTCATCACCAACATATTTTTAGAGCAATGAAAACTTTGCATGAAACTAACAAACAAATTGATTATTCTTCAGTAAGTGCTATTTTAGACAATGAAAAATTATTACAACAAATAGGAAATATCGATTATTTAAATGAATTATCTGATTTGATGCCTTCTACTCAACATATAGAAACCTATATTGATTTAATTAAGGAAACTGCTTTAAAAAGAGAAATTATCGAAACTGTCACTTCATTAGCACAAAAAGGATACGAAAACATTGATGTCCAAGAATATTTGGATTTTTCAGAAGAAAAAATCTTTAATTTAACTAAAAACAAAAAAACCAGTGAATTATTAAAATTAAAAATTTTGTTAAAAGAAATTAAAGAAAAAAATATTCTTGCCAAACGCCATAAAGATTTAGTAGGTCTTTCCACTGGATATGATAATCTCAACAATATTACTTTAGGATTTAAGCCCGAAGAATTTATTATTTTAGCTGCTCGTCCTTCCATGGGAAAAAGTACTTTTATGCTTAATTTAGCTCTCAGAATTGCAAATCCCAAACACAATTATCAATCCCCTCATATTGCTATTTTTAGTTTAGAAATGTCAAACGAACAATTAGCTATGCGCATGTTAAGCACTCAATCAAAAATACAGCACAAAAAAATTCAATTGGGTAACACAAACAGAGAAGAAAAATTTTTGTTAGAAATATCAATGGAAAAAATGGATGATCTAAATATTTATTTTGATGATTCAGCTACAGTAAATATTTTAGATATTAAAGCTAAATGTCGCAAACTTAAAAGTCAAAACAAACTTGATATTGTAATGATAGATTATTTGCAACTTATCCGCAAAACTAATAAACACAACCGTCAAGAAGAAGTAGCAGAAATTTCTCAAAGTTTAAAACAAATGGCACGTGAATTAAAAATTCCTGTTATTGCCCTTTCACAATTATCAAGGGATGTAGAAAAAAGAGAAGACAAACGTCCCATTTTGGCTGACCTCAGAGATTCAGGTTCAATTGAACAAGACGCCGATATTGTAATGTTTTTGTACCGAGAAGGTTATTATGAAAAGGACAAAAAACCCGATTCTTCTGGACACACCCAAGTTATTATTGCCAAAAATCGTCAAGGATCAATTGGTATTAGAGAATTTATACTTGATTTTGATCATATGTTTTTTTCAGAAATCGAACCTAATATAAATGAATAA
- the prfA gene encoding peptide chain release factor 1, with amino-acid sequence MLDRLKIIKQKYQDLQKLLLNEQNINQKIDILKNLSKLEPTVELFNRYLNLETEFTQIQTILETQQDQELLLLAHQEKDTILSEKKTTLDQLKILLLPQDPFDKKNVVLEIKGASGGNEANLFAADLLRTYVKYAESKKWKVEILNLNPSIKGGLSSVELLISGKNIYSFLKYESGVHRVQRVPATEAQGRIHTSTAVVLVVPEAEELELKIDWHDIRTDTFNSSGPGGQSVNTTKSAVRLTHIPSGISVACQEGKSQHENKDKAFTILKTRIYNQMLTAKQEEENKHRKNLVGTGERSEKIRTYNYPQNRITDHRIGLTLQKLDIIMEGKLDLVIEPLIHEAQKEQLAQS; translated from the coding sequence ATGCTTGACAGATTAAAAATAATAAAACAAAAATATCAAGATTTACAAAAACTTTTGTTAAACGAACAAAACATAAACCAAAAAATTGACATTTTAAAAAATTTATCAAAATTAGAACCCACAGTAGAACTTTTTAACCGATACTTAAATTTAGAAACCGAATTTACTCAAATACAGACAATTTTAGAAACCCAACAAGATCAAGAATTATTGCTTTTAGCACACCAAGAAAAAGATACTATTTTGTCAGAAAAAAAAACTACCTTAGATCAATTAAAAATTTTGCTCTTACCCCAAGATCCTTTTGATAAAAAAAATGTTGTCTTAGAAATTAAAGGTGCATCTGGTGGCAACGAAGCGAATCTTTTTGCAGCTGATTTATTACGAACCTATGTTAAATACGCCGAAAGCAAAAAATGGAAAGTCGAAATCCTCAATCTAAATCCCAGCATTAAAGGCGGTCTTTCTTCCGTAGAACTTTTAATTTCTGGAAAAAATATTTATTCTTTTTTAAAGTATGAATCAGGTGTGCATCGCGTCCAACGTGTTCCTGCTACCGAAGCCCAAGGGCGAATTCACACTTCTACTGCTGTTGTTTTGGTAGTTCCCGAAGCAGAAGAATTAGAATTAAAAATTGATTGGCATGACATTCGCACCGACACTTTTAATTCTAGCGGACCTGGTGGACAATCAGTAAACACTACTAAATCAGCTGTTAGACTTACTCATATACCTTCGGGAATTAGTGTTGCTTGTCAAGAAGGAAAAAGCCAGCACGAAAACAAAGATAAAGCATTTACCATTTTAAAAACACGCATTTATAATCAAATGTTAACCGCTAAACAAGAAGAAGAAAACAAACACAGAAAAAATTTAGTAGGAACTGGTGAAAGAAGCGAAAAAATAAGAACATACAATTACCCCCAAAATCGTATAACAGATCACAGAATTGGACTTACTTTACAAAAATTAGATATTATTATGGAAGGTAAACTCGATTTAGTTATTGAACCTTTGATTCATGAAGCCCAAAAAGAACAACTTGCCCAAAGTTAG
- a CDS encoding L-threonylcarbamoyladenylate synthase, with protein MKPKDIIIFPTDTVYGMGAKLYDKKGLNCIYQIKKRPLNKSIVVLCASLQQAKKLVQFSPQSLKLALHFWPGPLTLILPTTLKYFSKTKAKTLGIRIPNHPLALEILKKNGPLKTTSVNQSNHPPLNDYQTIFNIYYNKVALIYQNYHPILKISSTIVDLNTFQPVILRQGTITQEEILQILKPL; from the coding sequence GTGAAACCAAAAGATATTATTATTTTTCCAACCGATACAGTTTATGGTATGGGCGCTAAATTATATGATAAAAAAGGACTCAATTGCATTTATCAAATTAAAAAAAGACCTTTAAATAAAAGTATTGTTGTTTTGTGTGCATCTTTACAACAAGCAAAAAAATTGGTCCAATTTAGTCCCCAAAGCCTTAAATTAGCTCTGCATTTTTGGCCAGGCCCTTTAACTTTAATTCTGCCTACCACTTTGAAATATTTTTCTAAAACAAAGGCAAAAACTTTAGGAATAAGAATCCCCAATCATCCTTTAGCTTTGGAAATTTTAAAAAAAAATGGTCCTTTAAAGACCACTTCTGTTAATCAAAGCAATCATCCTCCACTAAATGATTACCAAACTATTTTTAATATTTATTACAATAAAGTCGCCTTAATTTATCAAAACTATCACCCGATTTTAAAAATATCTTCAACTATTGTTGATCTAAACACTTTTCAACCAGTTATTTTAAGGCAAGGAACAATTACTCAAGAAGAAATTTTACAAATCTTAAAACCTTTGTGA
- the holA gene encoding DNA polymerase III subunit delta, whose translation MEQTNNIHLIWGKQRFFLEKKIKKIINICKQKQLDVVYYCMQKDLVTELQKELQTTSLIESAWKKVVLVDHSEILFQKKPQEMAFLISYLQNPYNNLDLYFFAEKTTKASEVQKIWEKYCLCKTTNSLEKKDFFKYIMEVFQKDGFQIDTKAIQELVSKTNYNLYLLHQEITKIKLFQSNDKNITCQLVQKINAFKENDNIFGLINLFLKQNYIDAYQMYQTLKTQKINAFHVINQLTHKIKELLLVKEMLQQKKNPEEVQKVLPVSQGKVFFLMKEAKLIETQKLNTLFLDLIELEYQIKMGAVNKDIGLEMFLLGKQKVFL comes from the coding sequence TTGGAACAAACAAATAACATACATTTAATTTGGGGAAAACAAAGGTTTTTTCTAGAAAAAAAAATAAAAAAAATAATTAATATTTGTAAACAAAAACAATTAGATGTAGTTTATTATTGTATGCAAAAAGATCTTGTAACAGAGCTGCAAAAAGAACTACAAACCACTTCTTTGATTGAAAGCGCATGGAAAAAAGTAGTTTTGGTGGATCACAGTGAAATTTTATTTCAAAAAAAACCTCAAGAAATGGCTTTTTTAATTTCTTATTTACAAAATCCTTACAACAATTTAGATTTATATTTTTTTGCAGAAAAAACAACTAAAGCATCTGAAGTTCAAAAAATTTGGGAAAAATATTGTCTTTGCAAAACGACAAACAGTTTGGAGAAAAAAGATTTTTTTAAATATATCATGGAAGTTTTTCAAAAAGATGGTTTTCAAATTGATACCAAAGCTATCCAAGAATTAGTGAGCAAAACTAACTATAATCTTTATTTATTACATCAAGAAATAACAAAAATCAAATTATTTCAATCAAATGATAAAAATATAACTTGTCAATTGGTGCAAAAAATCAATGCTTTTAAAGAAAATGACAATATTTTTGGATTAATTAATCTTTTTTTAAAACAAAATTATATTGATGCTTATCAAATGTATCAAACATTAAAAACGCAAAAAATCAATGCTTTTCATGTTATAAATCAATTAACTCATAAAATTAAAGAATTGTTATTGGTAAAAGAAATGTTGCAACAAAAAAAAAACCCAGAAGAAGTGCAAAAAGTTTTGCCAGTTTCACAAGGAAAAGTATTTTTTTTAATGAAAGAAGCAAAATTGATTGAAACGCAAAAATTAAATACACTGTTTTTAGATTTAATAGAATTAGAATATCAAATTAAAATGGGTGCTGTAAATAAAGATATCGGTTTGGAAATGTTTTTATTGGGTAAGCAAAAGGTTTTTTTGTAA
- the yihA gene encoding ribosome biogenesis GTP-binding protein YihA/YsxC: MIKKATFVRSIVHFKDIPLKKQPEIVLMGRSNVGKSTFINALTQRKKLAKISQTPGKTITLNYYDINESFYLIDTPGYGYAKKSKEIQKQLLPMIISFLEQTSHLKAVFQLIDFKVGATQEDDRIHQALLQAGFEVVLLFVKKDKVKKNLVPKQLKMLVNHFPQIKYFFLISSKQQEGLEELKLFLSQLMDPNAND, from the coding sequence ATGATTAAAAAAGCCACTTTTGTGCGTAGTATTGTCCATTTTAAAGATATTCCTTTGAAAAAACAACCCGAAATTGTTTTAATGGGCAGAAGCAACGTTGGCAAAAGCACTTTCATCAATGCTTTAACTCAAAGAAAAAAATTAGCTAAAATTTCTCAAACGCCTGGCAAAACCATCACCCTAAACTACTATGACATTAACGAATCTTTTTATTTGATCGATACTCCTGGATACGGTTATGCTAAAAAAAGTAAAGAAATTCAAAAGCAGTTATTGCCGATGATTATTTCTTTTTTGGAACAAACTTCTCATCTCAAAGCAGTCTTTCAGCTAATTGATTTTAAAGTGGGTGCTACCCAAGAAGACGATAGAATCCATCAAGCTCTTTTGCAAGCGGGTTTTGAGGTCGTCTTGTTATTTGTTAAAAAGGATAAAGTTAAAAAAAATCTTGTTCCCAAACAATTAAAAATGCTTGTTAATCACTTTCCCCAGATTAAATATTTTTTTTTGATTTCTTCAAAACAACAAGAAGGGCTGGAAGAATTAAAACTGTTTTTAAGTCAATTAATGGATCCAAATGCCAATGATTAA
- a CDS encoding valine--tRNA ligase has protein sequence MQTKYDFKKVEHQRYQQWLEKKYFCANPNANKKTFTVVIPPPNVTGKLHLGHAWNNTIQDIIIRFKKMQGFDVLFLPGMDHAGIATQNKVKEQLKQEGLLTKTLSKEIFLKYAWQWKEKHAQNIRQQWQVLGLHLDYNFEKFTLDPDLSQTVQEVFVKLYQKKLIYRDYKIINWDPETKTALSNVEVNYHETEGKLYYIKYFLVDFPTNSNLSDASLVPSFLEIATTRPETMFADQALMVNPNDPRYQSFIGKKVFIPDTNIQIPVISDNYVDINFGTGVVKVTPGHDINDFEVAKRHQLKALLCMNEDGTMNDLALQYQGLDRFVCRQKLVQTLKQKGFFTKTENHLHKVGYSSISDAIIEPRLSLQWFLKTKAIAQIALKTNKINFFPLRFENIFNNWLQNIEDWCISRQLWWGHQIPAWHKGQEIKVQIESPGPEWSLDCDVLDTWFSSALWPFSTLGWPNCNAPLFQNRFPTDVLVTGYDILTFWVSKMVFQSILLTHKDPFKDVLLHGLVRDNKGQKMSKSKGNGVDPLEVVAKYGTDALRWFLTTNAAPGFDLFYDETKVASSWNFINKLWNISRFVKLNTSTLDTDFDINLLTLTQKALLTQLHLTTQKVTNLYQKYELKEIGKILYHFVWEDFANWHLEFAKHDLDQNNSNLTNLHNSQKFLVYMMKHILQLLHPFIPFVTDALYENFDNKTNITQTTLQKTSYCNLDALADFENLKNLIIKTRHLRQESNINCKLNLELEVASQFSTILQDFVNLQQALEKFFKTLQIKITNKVTNSKKTIWLIEKNLSLYIDRKTLNELNETKFESNFLQQKNTLLKEIKRSETILNNPSFLQKAASAKIEIEKKKYESYCKQYKKLLESKNNSNPLNPNKK, from the coding sequence ATGCAAACTAAATATGATTTTAAAAAAGTAGAACATCAAAGATACCAACAATGGTTAGAAAAAAAATATTTTTGTGCCAATCCAAACGCCAACAAAAAAACTTTTACTGTTGTAATTCCGCCTCCCAATGTAACAGGAAAACTGCATTTGGGACACGCTTGGAATAACACCATTCAAGATATTATTATAAGATTTAAAAAAATGCAAGGCTTTGATGTGCTCTTTTTGCCTGGGATGGATCATGCAGGAATTGCCACTCAAAATAAAGTTAAAGAACAATTAAAACAAGAAGGGCTTTTGACCAAAACTTTAAGTAAAGAAATTTTTTTAAAATATGCGTGGCAGTGGAAAGAAAAACATGCCCAAAATATTAGGCAACAATGGCAAGTTTTAGGGCTGCATCTAGATTATAATTTTGAAAAATTTACCCTTGATCCTGATTTGAGCCAAACAGTTCAAGAAGTTTTTGTCAAATTATACCAAAAAAAATTAATTTACAGAGATTATAAAATTATTAATTGGGACCCCGAAACTAAAACAGCCCTTTCTAATGTAGAAGTAAATTACCATGAAACTGAAGGAAAATTATATTATATTAAATATTTTTTGGTTGATTTTCCAACTAATTCCAATTTGTCTGACGCTTCTTTGGTTCCTTCTTTTTTAGAAATTGCAACCACTCGCCCCGAAACCATGTTTGCCGATCAAGCTTTAATGGTAAATCCTAACGACCCTAGATATCAATCTTTTATTGGCAAAAAAGTTTTTATTCCTGATACTAACATCCAAATTCCTGTTATTAGTGATAATTACGTAGATATTAATTTTGGTACAGGAGTTGTAAAAGTGACACCTGGACATGATATTAATGATTTTGAAGTAGCTAAAAGACATCAATTAAAAGCTTTATTATGCATGAACGAAGATGGCACTATGAACGACTTAGCCTTGCAATATCAAGGATTAGACCGCTTTGTTTGTCGTCAAAAGTTAGTGCAAACTCTTAAACAAAAAGGATTTTTTACAAAAACCGAAAATCACCTTCATAAAGTAGGATATTCAAGTATTTCGGATGCCATCATCGAACCGCGTCTTTCTTTACAATGGTTTTTAAAAACCAAAGCCATCGCCCAAATTGCTTTAAAAACGAACAAAATCAATTTTTTTCCGCTTCGTTTTGAAAATATTTTTAATAATTGGCTCCAAAATATCGAAGACTGGTGTATTTCGCGTCAATTATGGTGGGGTCATCAAATTCCTGCTTGGCATAAAGGACAAGAAATTAAAGTTCAAATAGAAAGTCCTGGTCCAGAATGGAGCCTTGATTGTGATGTTTTGGATACTTGGTTTTCTTCTGCTTTGTGGCCTTTTAGCACTTTGGGATGGCCTAATTGCAATGCCCCTTTATTTCAAAATCGTTTTCCTACTGATGTTTTAGTAACAGGCTATGACATTTTAACTTTTTGGGTATCAAAAATGGTTTTTCAAAGTATTTTATTAACCCACAAAGACCCTTTTAAAGATGTTTTATTACATGGTTTAGTAAGAGATAACAAAGGACAAAAAATGTCTAAATCAAAAGGTAATGGTGTTGATCCTTTGGAAGTTGTTGCCAAATATGGTACCGATGCTCTTAGATGGTTTTTAACTACTAACGCTGCTCCTGGGTTTGATTTATTCTATGATGAGACTAAAGTTGCTTCATCTTGGAATTTTATTAATAAATTGTGGAATATTAGTCGTTTTGTAAAATTAAATACCAGCACCTTAGACACTGATTTTGATATCAATCTTTTGACTTTGACCCAAAAAGCCCTTTTAACACAATTGCATTTAACAACTCAAAAAGTAACAAATTTATATCAAAAATATGAATTAAAAGAAATTGGAAAAATTTTATATCACTTTGTTTGGGAAGATTTTGCTAATTGGCATTTAGAATTTGCCAAACATGATTTAGATCAGAATAACTCCAATTTAACAAACTTGCACAACAGTCAAAAATTTTTAGTTTATATGATGAAACATATTTTGCAACTCTTACATCCTTTTATTCCTTTTGTAACTGATGCTCTTTATGAAAATTTTGACAATAAAACGAACATTACTCAAACCACTTTGCAAAAAACTTCTTATTGTAATTTAGATGCCTTAGCTGATTTTGAAAATCTTAAAAACTTAATTATTAAAACACGTCATTTAAGACAAGAATCCAATATCAATTGTAAATTAAATTTAGAATTAGAAGTTGCATCTCAATTTTCAACTATCCTCCAAGATTTCGTAAATTTGCAACAAGCTTTAGAAAAATTTTTCAAAACTTTACAAATTAAAATTACTAACAAAGTTACCAATTCAAAAAAAACTATTTGGTTAATTGAAAAAAATTTAAGTCTTTATATTGACCGCAAAACCCTAAACGAACTTAATGAAACCAAATTTGAAAGTAATTTTTTACAACAAAAAAATACCCTTCTTAAAGAAATTAAAAGAAGTGAAACCATTTTAAATAATCCATCTTTCTTGCAAAAAGCCGCAAGTGCCAAAATTGAAATTGAAAAAAAGAAATATGAAAGTTATTGTAAGCAATATAAAAAATTGTTAGAAAGTAAAAACAATTCTAATCCGCTAAATCCCAACAAAAAATAA
- a CDS encoding ECF-type riboflavin transporter substrate-binding protein yields MSKDDSIKKTVTIGLSAAIFFVLSCFASIPVGFNVSIETSVAFLAFIAVAFGPAVGFYVGLIGNTIKDFILFGNVSWNWVLCSALIGFIYGLPHKIIDLKYQVFTKKKIVYFWLYQVAFNFIIWGFFAPQSDLLIYGQPPKLVYLQSFLIVISNILAYSVVGIKLMSMYSCHYTKQATLIKINNS; encoded by the coding sequence ATGTCAAAAGATGATTCTATTAAAAAAACTGTTACTATAGGACTGAGTGCTGCGATATTTTTTGTTTTAAGTTGTTTTGCCTCTATTCCTGTGGGATTTAATGTAAGTATTGAAACTTCAGTCGCTTTTTTAGCTTTCATTGCTGTTGCTTTTGGTCCTGCGGTTGGTTTTTATGTAGGACTTATAGGAAACACCATTAAAGATTTTATTTTGTTTGGAAATGTTTCTTGGAATTGGGTTTTATGCTCTGCTCTTATTGGATTTATTTACGGATTGCCACATAAAATAATTGATCTTAAATATCAAGTGTTTACCAAGAAAAAAATTGTTTACTTTTGGCTTTATCAGGTTGCTTTTAATTTTATAATTTGGGGTTTTTTTGCTCCTCAAAGTGATTTATTGATTTACGGACAACCACCTAAACTAGTTTATTTACAAAGTTTTTTGATAGTAATTTCTAATATTTTAGCTTATAGTGTAGTAGGAATTAAATTAATGTCTATGTATTCTTGTCATTACACTAAACAAGCTACTTTAATTAAAATTAATAATTCTTAA
- a CDS encoding ABC transporter ATP-binding protein: MPKPLIIFKDFSFQYYSQQTPTLNQINLTIYEGQKVLIVGKNGSGKSTFLKCINGLIPHSYQGKITGTAIIKDKVLTQTNIFDLSLDVGTIMQDTDNQFVGLTVAEDIAFALENDDLPQSEIYQKVNMWAQDLGLQSFLDYKPQELSEGHKQLASMAGVLIYNPSILLFDESLSNLDPVSRAKMTALIKTIHQKYHSTILVIEHYLEDILDDSFDRVIVFEDEKIIYDNSPQKLILENILTKQGIQEPTYISALKKVGINLGSLPYLLNLPALQSLDFVQYFSNQLTNLKKCAISQNDPTQLLPFFPKQFAPFCPILQLQNISYHYESKQPNILNDISLDLFPGKMISIVGKNGSGKSTLAKVICGFSNPQTGTILLNNQDLTHLSLQQRSEKIGFVMQNPHHMISQKTVFEEVALGLLGKQLSLTEIKTKVHAILKTCNLDCFVNWPISALSFGQKKRLTIASILVMQPQILILDEPTIGQDLKHHTQIMTFLQKLNNKGITIIIITHDMSLMLNYTQRTLVLEQGKIIANTTPLKIFTDMSLMQKTSLNPISLIVLINKLPFTSEQKNVLLTQMLAFLKEDCCYGK; this comes from the coding sequence ATGCCAAAACCATTAATCATTTTTAAAGATTTTAGTTTTCAATATTATAGTCAACAAACACCAACTCTAAATCAAATTAATTTAACTATTTATGAAGGACAAAAAGTTTTGATTGTGGGCAAAAATGGTAGCGGTAAATCTACTTTTTTAAAATGTATTAATGGTTTGATTCCTCATAGTTATCAAGGAAAAATTACAGGTACTGCTATTATTAAGGATAAAGTCTTGACACAAACCAATATATTTGATCTATCTTTGGATGTGGGTACCATTATGCAAGATACAGATAATCAATTTGTAGGTTTAACAGTAGCAGAAGATATAGCTTTTGCCTTGGAAAATGATGATTTGCCTCAAAGTGAAATATATCAAAAAGTAAATATGTGGGCACAAGATTTAGGATTGCAATCCTTTTTAGATTACAAACCACAAGAACTTTCTGAAGGTCACAAGCAATTAGCATCGATGGCAGGAGTTTTAATTTATAATCCTTCTATTTTGTTATTTGATGAATCTCTATCCAATCTTGATCCTGTTTCAAGAGCCAAAATGACTGCTTTAATAAAAACTATTCATCAAAAATACCATTCGACTATTTTAGTTATCGAACATTATTTAGAAGATATTTTAGATGATTCTTTTGATAGGGTAATAGTATTTGAAGATGAAAAAATTATTTATGACAATTCTCCCCAAAAATTAATTTTAGAAAATATTTTAACTAAACAAGGTATCCAAGAACCAACTTATATTAGTGCTTTGAAAAAGGTTGGTATCAATTTGGGAAGCCTTCCTTATTTATTAAATTTGCCTGCCTTACAATCCTTAGATTTTGTTCAATATTTTTCCAATCAATTAACAAATTTAAAAAAATGTGCTATTTCTCAAAACGACCCAACTCAATTATTGCCTTTTTTTCCCAAACAATTTGCCCCATTTTGCCCCATTTTGCAATTACAAAATATTTCTTATCACTATGAATCCAAACAACCCAATATTTTAAATGACATTTCTTTGGATTTATTTCCAGGAAAAATGATTAGTATTGTTGGTAAAAATGGTAGTGGTAAATCTACTTTAGCCAAAGTTATTTGTGGTTTTTCTAATCCTCAAACAGGAACTATTTTATTAAATAATCAAGATTTAACACATTTGTCTTTACAACAAAGATCAGAAAAAATTGGTTTTGTCATGCAAAATCCCCACCATATGATTTCTCAAAAAACTGTTTTTGAAGAAGTAGCATTGGGGCTTTTAGGAAAACAACTTTCATTAACTGAAATAAAAACCAAAGTGCATGCCATTTTGAAAACTTGTAATTTGGATTGTTTTGTTAACTGGCCTATTTCTGCTCTTAGTTTTGGACAAAAAAAAAGACTTACCATTGCTTCTATTTTAGTGATGCAACCCCAAATTCTTATTTTGGATGAACCTACCATAGGACAAGATTTAAAACATCACACACAAATTATGACTTTTTTACAAAAGTTAAATAATAAAGGAATTACCATTATAATTATTACTCATGATATGTCTTTAATGCTTAATTATACTCAAAGAACTTTGGTTTTGGAACAAGGAAAAATTATTGCAAATACTACTCCTTTAAAAATTTTTACAGATATGTCTTTAATGCAAAAAACTTCTCTCAATCCTATCAGCTTGATTGTTCTTATCAATAAATTGCCATTTACATCAGAACAAAAAAATGTTTTGTTAACTCAAATGTTGGCTTTTTTAAAGGAGGATTGTTGTTATGGCAAATAG
- a CDS encoding energy-coupling factor transporter transmembrane component T family protein: MANSMLQYLPGNTFIYKIQGATKLLFLILVSVACMMVYHVWFLLGLVFFSLFLFWCAQIKWQQVAFVVKGTFFFLFVNNIIIFFCFRNYGTQIYNSKTPIPLFFNLLTQEQLFYQFNVLLKYCCIIPLFLIFIITTNPSQLAASLNKLGVSYKISYAFALTIRYIPEIQKDFKNISLNQQARGIKVVKKTHFLARIIADIKRIALIIPPLIFFNLDKIDVITNAMQLRRFGKYKTRTWYYEKSFSILDLFTFLLGLALLLLGVWLLCLYDRFYYPFAQNPF, from the coding sequence ATGGCAAATAGTATGTTACAATATTTACCAGGTAATACTTTCATTTATAAAATCCAAGGAGCAACTAAGTTATTGTTTTTAATTTTGGTTTCAGTTGCTTGTATGATGGTCTATCATGTATGGTTTTTGTTAGGACTTGTCTTTTTTTCTTTGTTTTTGTTTTGGTGTGCTCAAATTAAATGGCAGCAAGTAGCGTTTGTAGTTAAAGGAACTTTCTTTTTTTTGTTTGTAAACAATATTATTATTTTTTTTTGTTTTAGAAATTATGGTACTCAAATATATAACTCCAAAACCCCCATTCCTTTATTTTTTAATCTTTTAACCCAAGAACAATTATTTTATCAATTTAATGTGTTGTTAAAATATTGTTGTATTATTCCTTTATTTTTAATCTTTATTATAACTACTAATCCCAGTCAATTAGCTGCTAGTTTAAATAAATTAGGGGTTAGTTATAAAATTAGTTATGCTTTTGCCCTTACTATTCGTTATATTCCTGAAATTCAAAAAGATTTTAAAAATATTTCTCTCAATCAACAAGCACGAGGTATTAAAGTTGTTAAAAAAACTCATTTTTTGGCTCGTATTATTGCAGATATTAAAAGAATTGCCCTTATTATTCCTCCTTTGATTTTCTTTAATTTAGATAAAATTGATGTAATTACTAATGCTATGCAATTGAGGCGTTTTGGTAAATACAAAACAAGAACTTGGTATTATGAAAAATCTTTTAGTATTCTTGATTTGTTTACTTTTTTATTAGGATTGGCACTTCTTTTGCTTGGTGTGTGGCTTTTGTGCCTTTATGATAGGTTTTATTATCCTTTTGCCCAAAACCCTTTTTGA